One stretch of Halapricum desulfuricans DNA includes these proteins:
- a CDS encoding alkaline phosphatase family protein produces the protein MDTRDGGVRTVVFGLDAACHGVLDRLPGDAVPTLRSIFETGVDAPLTSQVPPWTPSAWPSLYTGMNPGKHGVFDFLSFDGYEWDVVNATHCRERPVWELLDRHGFRSVVVNVPVTHPPTAFDGALVPGYMAPESPTCHPAGLFDELEDAIGSYRIYPDESGGEHGYTAAVSSRGAAFRYLADRFDPDFGFLQFQATDTVFHDRPDDWETVEAIYRAVDAEIRLVLDACDPDNVFVVSDHGMGPLAGVEFRANDFLAGRGDVRTAAGGDGMPTWSTVRDSELKAGGDAADPPRREQVAALRDSALAAAVSAAARLGLTSQRIGRALERVGLAETVARAVPASVIRSGTERVDFPNSAAYMRSRTECGIRLNLAGREPDGVVPPAEYGPVRAELIAALREVEAPDGSPLFEAVLPREAVFEGPQTERAADIVLVPAGFEHFLSAEIRGSVFGRPTEPWNHKLDGLVAARGEAIDASRSLEGATLLDIAPTVLATFGVPADRRMDGAALRIVEGVGRQDYPDPQRTTRTTTDGATVEQRLTDLGYIE, from the coding sequence ATGGACACTCGGGATGGCGGCGTGCGGACGGTCGTCTTCGGCCTCGACGCCGCGTGTCACGGCGTTCTCGATCGGCTCCCCGGGGACGCGGTCCCGACGCTTCGTTCGATATTCGAGACCGGCGTCGACGCCCCCCTGACGTCACAGGTGCCACCCTGGACGCCCAGCGCGTGGCCCTCCCTCTATACGGGGATGAATCCGGGCAAACACGGGGTCTTCGACTTCCTGTCCTTCGACGGGTACGAGTGGGACGTCGTCAACGCCACCCACTGCCGGGAACGACCGGTCTGGGAGTTGCTCGACCGCCACGGCTTCCGGAGCGTCGTCGTAAACGTCCCGGTGACCCATCCGCCGACCGCGTTCGACGGCGCGCTGGTGCCCGGGTACATGGCTCCCGAATCGCCGACGTGTCATCCGGCCGGTCTCTTCGACGAACTGGAAGACGCGATCGGGTCCTATCGGATCTATCCCGACGAGTCCGGGGGCGAGCACGGATACACCGCCGCCGTCTCCTCCCGGGGCGCGGCGTTTCGCTACCTCGCCGATCGGTTCGACCCGGACTTCGGCTTCCTGCAGTTCCAGGCGACGGACACGGTCTTTCACGATCGACCGGACGACTGGGAGACCGTCGAGGCGATCTACCGCGCGGTCGACGCCGAAATACGGCTGGTGCTGGACGCCTGCGATCCGGACAACGTCTTCGTCGTCAGCGACCACGGGATGGGGCCGCTCGCGGGGGTCGAGTTCCGCGCCAACGACTTCCTCGCAGGGCGCGGGGACGTTCGGACCGCTGCAGGCGGTGACGGGATGCCGACCTGGTCGACGGTGCGTGACAGCGAGCTGAAAGCCGGCGGGGACGCGGCGGATCCGCCGCGCCGGGAGCAGGTGGCGGCGCTGCGGGACAGCGCCCTGGCGGCCGCGGTCAGTGCGGCCGCTCGCCTCGGACTCACGAGTCAGCGAATCGGTCGCGCGCTCGAGCGCGTCGGCCTCGCGGAGACGGTCGCTCGCGCGGTCCCGGCGAGCGTGATCAGATCCGGCACCGAGCGGGTCGACTTCCCGAACTCGGCCGCGTACATGCGCTCCAGAACCGAGTGCGGGATCCGCCTCAATCTCGCCGGACGCGAGCCGGACGGCGTCGTCCCGCCCGCGGAGTACGGGCCCGTCCGGGCCGAACTGATCGCGGCGCTGCGCGAGGTCGAGGCCCCCGACGGGAGCCCTCTGTTCGAGGCGGTTCTGCCGCGGGAAGCGGTGTTCGAAGGGCCACAGACCGAGCGGGCAGCCGACATCGTCCTCGTGCCGGCGGGATTCGAGCACTTCCTGTCGGCGGAGATCCGGGGCTCGGTGTTCGGCCGGCCGACCGAACCCTGGAACCACAAGCTGGACGGTCTCGTCGCCGCCCGGGGCGAGGCGATCGACGCGAGCCGCTCGCTCGAGGGGGCGACGCTGCTCGATATCGCGCCGACCGTCCTCGCGACGTTCGGCGTCCCGGCCGACCGACGGATGGACGGGGCGGCGCTGCGGATCGTCGAGGGGGTCGGCCGGCAGGACTATCCCGACCCACAGCGGACCACGCGGACCACGACCGACGGCGCGACCGTCGAGCAACGCCTGACAGATCTGGGCTACATAGAATGA
- a CDS encoding GNAT family N-acetyltransferase, which translates to MEIKRVTLDEWGQLLPASGFEVFHTPEALSVLDAHTSGDLQLLGGFKGKSPVALLPAFVRELSVGRAVFSPPPGMGVPRLGPIVMPNSPKRSKQESVTRAFVEGVIEELDANDPLSLLRMQCSPSFTDPRPFNWEGFNVEPAFTYLVDVDKPDIETVLEPFSRSRRREFRRATETELSVTREGMAAAERIVNHVGDRYDERDDIGRVPWPYVRDLLEALPDRSRVYVARDPTGEYLSGIITLISDEMVYFWQGGVSESYEATDDGDGGTVSVNSLVHRTIIEDALTDPEFSDVGYYDLVGANTRRLCAYKSKFGGQLSPYYVVESSGMSTTLAKAGYRFLTRHR; encoded by the coding sequence ATGGAAATCAAACGAGTCACGCTGGACGAGTGGGGACAGCTGCTCCCGGCGTCCGGGTTCGAGGTGTTTCACACCCCGGAAGCGCTGTCGGTCCTCGATGCTCACACGAGCGGGGACTTGCAGTTGCTCGGTGGCTTCAAAGGGAAGTCCCCGGTCGCCCTGCTGCCGGCGTTCGTCCGCGAACTGTCGGTCGGTCGGGCGGTCTTCTCCCCGCCGCCGGGGATGGGCGTGCCGCGTCTCGGGCCGATCGTCATGCCCAACAGCCCCAAGCGGAGCAAGCAGGAATCGGTCACACGCGCGTTCGTCGAGGGCGTGATCGAGGAGCTCGACGCGAACGATCCGCTGTCGCTGCTCAGAATGCAGTGCAGTCCGTCGTTCACCGATCCCCGTCCGTTCAACTGGGAGGGGTTCAACGTGGAGCCGGCGTTCACGTACCTCGTCGACGTCGACAAGCCTGATATCGAGACGGTCCTCGAGCCGTTCAGCCGGAGCCGCCGCCGGGAGTTTCGACGGGCGACCGAGACGGAACTCTCGGTGACGCGAGAGGGCATGGCGGCCGCCGAGCGGATCGTAAATCACGTCGGGGATCGGTACGACGAGCGCGACGACATTGGACGGGTCCCGTGGCCGTACGTCCGAGACCTGCTCGAGGCACTCCCGGATCGTTCGAGAGTCTACGTCGCCCGAGATCCTACCGGAGAGTACCTCAGCGGCATTATCACTCTCATCTCGGACGAGATGGTGTACTTCTGGCAGGGGGGCGTCAGCGAAAGCTACGAGGCGACTGACGACGGTGACGGCGGCACCGTCAGCGTGAACTCGCTGGTACACCGGACGATCATCGAGGACGCTCTGACGGACCCGGAGTTCTCGGACGTCGGCTACTACGACCTGGTCGGTGCGAACACCCGCCGACTGTGCGCGTACAAATCGAAGTTCGGCGGGCAGTTATCCCCGTACTACGTCGTCGAATCGTCGGGCATGAGTACGACACTCGCGAAAGCTGGCTACCGGTTTCTGACCCGCCACCGGTAG
- a CDS encoding antibiotic ABC transporter permease: MTDQRARVASIDAPAAGAHLTDREVVSLLRKTLAYSRRHDYTGWDYGDGMSSRLLQALPLESKWLNVAFQEAVKRPPINLRPLFLVEQRRNFKGTALFAMANRTCYQLTDGAGEHTDVDVRAETIRLLDWLLDNQCPGYSGFCGGHQHRIQHLNGRIGVPTDPDVVSTSYAVRALLSNADLGDRYLQTARSAAEFVVEDLDYREVEDGAVIDYHLNHGDHYTINAGALGARLFLDLYVAVGDEAHLDRATALLDHIAGLQTDSGGWYYRDPPDASHLSMDSHHNGFVIESFQRYAGVADDSRYTDTLDRGQSFYRSLFEGDGAPRFDEVTAYPRDIHAAAQGILVFTYAGEFDRARTVIQWVLDNLYVGDGRYYFRKHRFYTQRITLMRWCQAWMAYALAEHLRVSSQEPLRRRRQLPLASRLPGE; the protein is encoded by the coding sequence ATGACCGACCAGCGCGCTCGCGTCGCCTCGATCGACGCACCGGCCGCAGGAGCCCATCTCACGGACCGGGAAGTGGTTTCACTGCTCCGGAAGACACTGGCGTACAGTCGCCGCCACGACTACACGGGCTGGGACTACGGGGACGGGATGAGTAGTCGACTCCTGCAGGCACTGCCTCTCGAGAGCAAGTGGCTGAACGTCGCGTTTCAGGAGGCCGTCAAGCGACCGCCGATCAACCTCAGGCCGCTGTTTCTGGTCGAACAGCGCCGCAACTTCAAGGGAACGGCCCTGTTCGCGATGGCTAACCGAACGTGCTACCAGCTCACCGACGGGGCAGGTGAGCACACAGATGTCGACGTGCGAGCGGAAACGATCCGTCTGCTGGACTGGCTGCTCGACAACCAGTGTCCCGGGTACAGCGGGTTCTGCGGCGGACACCAGCACCGAATACAGCATCTCAACGGACGAATCGGAGTCCCGACCGATCCGGACGTGGTGTCGACGTCCTACGCCGTTCGGGCACTGCTCTCGAACGCGGACCTCGGGGACCGCTATCTACAGACGGCTCGCAGTGCCGCCGAGTTCGTCGTCGAGGACCTCGACTACCGCGAGGTCGAAGACGGCGCGGTAATCGATTACCACCTGAACCACGGCGATCACTACACGATCAACGCCGGCGCGCTCGGTGCCCGCCTATTTCTGGACCTCTACGTGGCCGTCGGCGACGAGGCACACCTCGATCGGGCGACGGCCCTGCTGGATCACATCGCCGGACTGCAGACCGATAGCGGCGGATGGTACTATCGCGACCCGCCCGACGCGTCTCATCTCTCGATGGACTCCCATCACAACGGGTTCGTCATCGAGTCCTTCCAGCGATACGCGGGGGTCGCCGACGACTCCCGATACACGGACACGCTCGATCGGGGGCAGTCGTTCTATCGGTCACTGTTCGAGGGAGACGGCGCGCCGCGCTTCGACGAGGTCACGGCGTACCCGCGGGACATTCACGCGGCCGCCCAGGGGATCCTCGTGTTCACCTACGCCGGGGAGTTCGACAGGGCGCGGACCGTCATTCAGTGGGTCCTCGACAACCTCTACGTCGGTGACGGGCGGTACTACTTCCGGAAGCATCGCTTCTACACGCAGCGGATCACGCTCATGCGGTGGTGTCAGGCCTGGATGGCCTACGCGCTCGCCGAACACCTCCGCGTCAGCAGCCAGGAGCCGTTACGGCGACGCCGGCAGTTGCCGCTCGCGTCCCGTCTGCCCGGAGAGTAG
- a CDS encoding DUF7344 domain-containing protein has product MSSIGQATEEALEDATSSVAPEAEEIEDETALEDPAEPAPDLSIDVIFEVLKNERRRRVIEYLQANDGPAELGTVAEHIAALENDKEESAISYDERKRVYVGLYQCHLPKMDDMGVIDFNRARGRMELTDQAQQLDPYLQGPVSRRPWYHYYGTIVLGGLGMYAAVLAQIAPSILSLQVVLGGVLAAMAVCTVFHSLDEMSQTAPDLSLRS; this is encoded by the coding sequence ATGAGTAGTATTGGTCAGGCTACTGAAGAGGCGCTGGAAGACGCGACATCAAGTGTCGCCCCCGAAGCGGAAGAGATCGAAGACGAAACGGCACTCGAGGACCCGGCCGAGCCAGCGCCTGATCTCTCGATTGACGTCATCTTCGAGGTGCTCAAAAACGAGCGCAGACGGCGGGTGATCGAGTACCTGCAAGCCAACGACGGTCCCGCGGAACTCGGGACCGTCGCCGAACACATCGCGGCGCTGGAAAACGACAAGGAGGAGTCGGCGATCTCCTACGACGAGCGCAAGCGCGTCTACGTCGGCCTGTATCAGTGCCATCTCCCGAAGATGGACGACATGGGAGTCATCGACTTCAATCGGGCGCGCGGCCGGATGGAACTGACCGATCAGGCCCAGCAGCTCGATCCCTACCTGCAGGGGCCCGTGTCACGCCGCCCGTGGTATCACTACTACGGGACGATCGTGCTCGGCGGTCTGGGGATGTACGCCGCGGTGCTCGCGCAGATCGCCCCGTCGATACTGTCACTACAGGTTGTGCTCGGCGGCGTGCTCGCCGCGATGGCCGTGTGTACGGTCTTTCACTCGCTCGACGAAATGTCACAGACGGCCCCGGATCTGTCGCTGCGGTCGTGA